The DNA window CATAAGCtccatatttatttataacataagaaaaaaaaaataaaacaaggaagaaataatttatttatttttttaaaaaaaaacatattaagattttcaagggcattttggtcctcCTTCTTGAGTCTTCCAATCTCTATAACATGAACAACAATCTTTTTGTCCCAAAGTACCCGGTGGAACACAATGACACCAATTACAACACTTGttacaaaataataaacaattgTTCTTGTGAGACGTTGCTGAGCATCGTTTATCACACGCATTTAAACATTCtacaaaaatagaagaaaaaatatatataatctagtTAATTTCTTCGAGTAAAGTCGATTAAttgattaattcaaaatttaaaaagttctTACGATTGTTAGGAACGTAGCAAGTGGTTTCACCAACGGAAGGTTTTGCTAGAAGTGAAGCATAAAAATCTTGACGTGCCTATTTgttcaataaaaatatgatgaattagtcaaattaatgaatttcaGATATCAAATGCAAGTGAAAATATGCGAAAGGGAATAGCAGTAAAAGTTATTCACTCACTAGAGAAACTTCAATGAGACACAATGAGGCAACCaacaaaagaagcaaaaaagcTTGAGATCTAACAGCCATTGTTGAAGACTTGAATTATATGGTGATTGGACTTGATTTCTTgctttttaatatattttatggcAATCCTTTTATATCTATCCTAATTTTACACATTATGATAAATTAGTATCATATGGTAAGAGCAGATTAACATAATTCCTGCCTAAAATTTCTACGGAAAAAGATTTGCATAACATAATCAAGGATTGTATTGCCAAAACATTATTGCAAGTATTTGGAAAGTTAATATTTAGTCATTAGtagtatttttgaaattaaaaaattatataatttttttttttgcgtcATTCATtaatagaccaaaaagaaattTCTGGCGAATGGATCATCAATGTACATGATTAGATGGTAAAAATGCAGTAACTTTTACTTGAAAAGATCATTTCTCACCcttacaaataaaattagaacGATGCAGAGAAATAGCTCATTTTTCATCCTTCAATATATCACAAGAAGCCAACAgcagttcaaatatattttactcAAAGGCGGATGTAGCCCTTTGGACAGCTATGGACTCATGTGAACCACAACTTTTGACACGAACTCAACAAATATTAGATTTGAACCCATTATTACAATATATTCATTACAGAGTTCAACTCATTCTGTTTCTGACTATACTTTCACAAATTCAGCCATAGTTTCCTAATCCAACGACATTTTCACTTAACAGACATACCAATACCACTCATATTGTTAACAAAATCTATTGACAAGTTGTAGATGCATGTTTAGATAATGACTTACATAAGTTACATTACATGTGTAGAAATCCTGTGATATAATAATGCTTACATTGCCTGAAGGATAAGTACCCAAAAATTTTGCtaatttatcaaaatagatAAAGTCATTCATCTAATAAACCAATATACATTGAGATTCCAAAATAATGGGAGACTAATCCACTACTAAGTCTCCACATTTTCTCCCTAATAAAGACtgattcaaaattcaacttatgTGCAGAAGACCTAAAACAGTACCATAAAATTGCTCTGTCAAAGGAATTTGGAGCAATCCCATGCTAAAGTTTGTCCAAGAAAAAACCATTTCAAGAGATTATCCTTTAGTTCTCATGATGGTAATGCTGCCTCTTCCACCCTCTGTGTGAATTTTTGTCTTGCCAATGACAGGCTTCCCGGAAAAAGCTGATGTCGGATAAGGTGGTGGATCTTGATTGTGTTGCTTTGATTTAGAGGGTGGCGGAGTACATATCTTTTTGTTGATCTCTTTTAAAGTCACATCTCCTTGAGCGCTGCAGGGTTTGATAAATCCAAATGGGTAAACTACAGAAGATGCACCTTTCTTGGGAGTCTTTGTGTATGAATTCCTACCTGGATGCATAGTCAGTTAAGAGTAGGAGCTCAGTAGCAGCCAGTATCGACAATGTTATCACAGGGGGTTCTTTTCAAAATGTAATGAATTCAACGCGGCTATTTGAGACTCAATGATTGATAAGTGTAACCTTGAATAAAGTAAGAGTGTAATCATAGATAAAGTATTAACCTTTGAAAACAATGTTTCCATAAGTACGAGCAGGACTGCTTTTAACCATAGTTATATCGCATTCTGGTGGGGAATTGACAACTTCTGCAACAGATAAGCTGACATCAATCAAATATTAAACAAGAATAACATGAAAAGGAAGACGAGAACACCAGCACATGATGAATATAGAGGAGCCAGAccaaaaagaaaggaagaacaaaagaaaaagaacattcTCAATGGAAAGAGAGATTCCCTACCCATTGTGTCTGCTTGAACATCAGATACTCCAGATGCATTCCTGTTAAAATAAATGTGTAAGAGCAGAGCACACATAGCATAACTAAAAGTCATTATGAGCATGGAAGGCTAAGGATGAAAAGTTACATATCCTCGGAAATAATCTGCAACTCAGGATCATTAATGCAATCAGTAAGCCATTCTTCAGATGACTCATCAAAACCTTCCTGAGCCGAAGATGTTGCACCATCTAGAAAAACGTATTCTGTCAATAACGAATTTAACAAATTAAGCAGATAAACTTTACAAAAATGTAGCAGAGACTGACCTGCACATTCGGAAAACCAGTCTGACACATCACTCCTAGCTTCTTCAAAATATGCATTCCTCTCCTGCATTATCCAACTTCCATGTAAAATCAGTTTTATAGAAATCATTTCCTCAGATACTTTTTCTGCATTACGTAGTAACATAAACATGTAAAATGAAGCAGAACTGAAAAGGTGCATTTGTCACAAGAGGTTTCCTTACGGAGCGAATTCCACCGCTGAACTGTTGGCTTAATAAAATGCCTAACTTGGTTTAACGTGTCGGAAGCAACatacattattaatgttaaAGTTAACTTGGTTCGCGTGTGGGAAACAACATACATTATTTATGCTAAAGTATGATTAGAAGTGTGCTATACTAGACAACTCAAAACACATAGCAAAAGGTAGTAGGAGTAACTTTAGATTTTAAGAAAGTTAACGCAAGCTCTTCGTTTGAACCAGTGGAATCCAGGATCTCAGCATCAAATTGTAGCACTCGACGTCTTTTTACTGGTTTAGAAGGTTCTCTGTACTGCTCCAATTGCTTACTTGTAACATCTGGATCAAACCACTTAAATCAGGATAAGATGCTTCAAACATGCTGAGTATTAGAAGAAAGATAATTGTTATATTTGGATCCTGTACCCTTGACATTGGAAGTCAACTCACCACAGTCCTTTACCGGGGTTGTCTCATCATCAAACatgtaggaaatatctttgttTTTTTCAGTTACACCAGTCCATGGACATCCTGATACGTCTGTTTGAGGCTGCAGCCCTGTTTAACATGGATGACTCCACTTAACTATCTTTTGCACTTATAACCAAACGAGAAAGCATCTACACTTACCAAAGTTCTCACTGTCTTGAAGAAAAGTTTCACCACATTGCCAATCCCATATCTCGCTGCTATAGTTTCATCAAAGAAAACAATGAATCCGTTCAATTCTAAACTTGCTatttatcataaatatatatgttaagACTACCTATCAACATGTATAAAAAATTACTTGAAGAAAtctcatttttcatgaaagAATCATTAATCTTTTAAGTTGAAATTTACATATGCTTTTTGATACATAGAGTGGGAAACATAAATGTGGGAAATGTGTGAGGCATAATCACCCATGACACATACAAAATGcaaattaaaaagtattaacATTGAGTCACTAGACGAAATTAGCAGCTGTGCGGGTGCCATTCATATGAGAACAATAACCCTATATAttaatacaataacaacaacgATGCCTCAATATCAAGCAAGTAAGGGACAACTATACTAATCAGGTTGCTCCATTCAAGTAATCACACAATATATTCTTCTGAAGTTCAAAGAAAACGAATGAACTACAGAACTGAACAATCAAACTAGAACAATAACATCATTATAATTCACCAAAATTGTAGTCAACTACATAAATCATCACAGAGAACCCCCAATATATTCATCTAGGGCTCAAACAAAtcacattaaaattaaaaaataaacatgatagtcaaactaaaagaaaaaatcattttcaggACTAATAAACTTGAAATGCACCATTGAACTATATATTCCTACACAACCACAATACTCAATCCAAGCAAGTGAACATAACTCAATCACAAGCAAGTACagatcaacaaaataaaatacaatcaCAGCATTTTGACACCGACAAAATGTAAATACAGCCATTGTTACTCCATCTAagcaataaaacaaatataatcgTTCAACAAAAACACatgaaatcaaaaaaaaaaaaaaaaaaacctgttAGTATCGAAATCCATGGACAGATCAGCCATATCCGTAAAACCACAACATAAAAATGACCGTTCAGcaaatagaaaatttaaaaaaatggagaaaaaaagtAGATATAAAACTGATGAGTCCTATTCTATACGGAAGAAAGTGCCGAACAGAGACTGTACTGGACTGATGTGTCTCAGTCTCTCAGataaccacaaaaaaaaaattgctttctCCGTTTCCGTTTAGAGTGGGTGAAGCAATTTATTAAATGTTTGGGAAGAATTGTGTCCCGCAAGTTTCTTTCTTctttagttaaaattaaatatataaatatttttttcgaaGAGATGCGTCCATTACAGTGACAGAGAGTATATAGTGGCCCTCATTTGATGGGGCCATCACTCTCTGTCTCCATCATTTCTCCCTTTTCTTTCCATTTGTTTCGCgtgagtttatttttttatttaataaataaattcgTCCTTTGAGTTTTGGgtacttttattttctctttcatttaatttattctcACCACATTTAATACTTTATATTCATTAAATCTAACTGCTTCAATATTGAAATGTATTAAATTTTACTAGTTTGTAAAGTGGTgatgggtggtaaagaataggAATGAATGGGTGGTTGTGATAGTCGAGATGGTTTATGATCCGCAATAGTAAtattattgtaatggttgattAATATTTGTATAGTAGTTGTGGAGGTGATTAGTGGTAATGAGTGTCGCTCGTGTTATGGTGGTGATAATGTTTAACGATTGtaattatgtaatattttatatgttttgttttacTTGGACTATGTTGATTTGATACCATTCTTATGAGATTTTTACTAGTATGTATATTACTAAACTAATCTTATTAATGATGATTTAAAACTCTAAATTGGACTAGTATtactttatttagttatttaatattaaaaatagtatgaagaaatgtaataataaaattgttttgatttactaaaatagatttaaaaaggttatatttttataataaaaaactaAGTAAAATGAAATGCAAGAAATACATCTAGCGGTGACtattatttatgaatataatgattaggaaaaaatatattcttaataaTGTTAAAACGTTATttacaatttttaataaattagatctatttaaagttttaaacacattaaataattagatcatgaacaaaaataatatatatttaataatttaagattgaaattaaatttataattaatgtaACTTAAAGTACAAATGGAACCTTAATTTAATTGCAAACGaatttcaaatcaatttatGCGACTCATAATGTCACTTAAAGCGTAAACAGATGGAACCTTAATTTAATTGCAAAAgaatttcaaatcaattttgcgactcaataaaaaaattgcacATAAAAAACAAAGTGGTGGGTGTGGGGTATCACATACATTAATTGAGGTAAAAGTTATTGAACTTTAGGAaagtattataaaatattattaaattatatattttataataaataatcacTCTATTTTATTCTCTCAAAAGGTCATCAAATTATTTAAGTGGCACGATCTAGTTCTATGATCAAGTGTCTTCATGTGGTATTTAAGCATTAATTGGATGATGTTTTTTATTAcaaagaataatataataattttgcaTGATACTTAGCAAAATAGTATGACTTATCTTACCAgaaattattttatgaattgatATATATCGTcaataattcataatttaaaatatatttaattaacaaGTGacaaaatatcattcataattttaaacCATACATTCAAATGATTGAATCGTACGTGAATCATCATTGATCTATATAACTTAATATTATTCctactacaacaacaataaagattTGTTTCAATCAAGTAAAggtcaaatatataaaatactcATTGATCGTATTGATACGtttaattaataacaaaaaacaaatacGCATCTGAGGCTCAAAGAATATGCATGggttttattgtgtttttttattatatatattataaaaaaatgatgagtcatttgaaagtcaatttaatTTTCAGTATTTTCACAACTGACAAAATTGAAAGCCTAATGGCCAATATATTCATACTACAATAACCTCCGATcccaattaaaattattttatccaaacaataaaacaatatataCTCATTTGTGGTTCAacatataaaactaaaaatgaataaatatcaGTTAGTATTGAAATTCGTGGGTAGATCAAACATTTTCATtaatttcaaaacttaaaaatagCAACGATCATATCATagatagaaaatgaaaagaaaagaacacaAAAGGTAAAATGTGAGAATGATGGAGAAATTGGAGACAACATGTattttatcaagaaaaaaaatagagtttaatttctttgattattttgactttagaaatctaaaattttaatttataaattaatagataaatcttagaagatataaaatagatagtacttcatatattatttagcacaaatacagataaaaaaaaaaacttaaatcaaattaatttgaaaattaaattaagtttaatggaagatctattaaaaataaatcaaggcCAGGGTGAATTGAAAGTAATTCAATTTAAATCATCTTAAATCAAtccataatattttaaatagattAGACAaatcattttatatttgaacTCATTTTAGACCGACTTGGCATGCTTTTCTTAGATAATCACAAAAAGATGCTTTCTTTGTTCCTATTTTGAGTGAATTGTGTCTCgcaaatttatttcatttgtagTTATAATGTTATATAGTACTCCCTTcgttttaataaaaataatataatttaacttattataaaatttaagaaaataaaaaaatatttgatgacCCATCATTCTCTATCTCCAAcatttctctcttttctctcttgGTTTCGCGTGAGTTTATTTAATAAAGTGCTCCTTTAAGTTTTGGGGTAGATCTATGTTCCATCTcattaatttattctttaacACATTTAATCCCTTACGTTATTAAATATAACCCACTTCTTATTGGTCTATTTTTTTAAGATTAAGTTAAAAGTGTAAACAAATGAAACCTTAATCTAAATGCAAAAGAATTTCAACTCGAAAATTGCACTTGAAAAAAAAACGTGGTGGGGAATCAATACACTAATTGAGGTAAAAGGTATTCCAACTTTAGCAAAGTCTCATAAAATTATTacttaaattatgtattttatgataataaaaagtaactcaattttatttaattatccTAAAAAGCCATCAAATTATTTGAGTGAcacattttagttttttttttttaaatacaaaaataaaaaaattcatttaatgTGTGGTACTCgtattaaagtttgattaatttgatTCCATGCCATATAAGACTCTATTCGGAGGGAAGCGTTCCATACGAAGAATCTTTTGCATATTTATAACTCGAATGAAATAACTCTCACCACATCCTTTGATGGTCACATGTCTTAATTCTATGATCAAGTGACTTCATGATATTTAAGCTTAGTTGaatgttatatttattattattttttaaaaaaaatttccattATTAAGCAAAATtgtatgattttatttttttacaaaagatTAATTTACTAATTCAGTTTATCAAAAAAAAGTTAAGCAATTATTCGTAAAGTTACTAGTATACAAATTGTATTACTAATTCTTTTGGAGACGGTATAATATGAGATAATATAATAATTCCTTTTTGCTTCTGACAAGATATTATAATTTCTTTGTCTtatctaattaattactttattttataatactCTGGCATGCTTTATTCTGTACAGAGAGTATAACGCACTAAAAAAATATGCTTAGCAGGTAAGCATGTAACTTGTGACACTCATAAAATatgtatacttttttttttttagtgtaaaCTAAATTATTCGGGTTGTTTGGTTCGTgggatattttaaaattaaatttgtgattagattatttcaaaattaaatttgagagaAGATTTATATCTTTAATCAAGTAAAGTATAAATTTAATTCTGAATATCACAACTTATTTTGTCAAATTTGATGttattttatctcttttttttatttgattgaagaaataaattttattagaattaCAATTCAAAAAATACAATCTTTGAATTAACTTAATCCGCAAACAAAACACCTTCATTTGAgtaaaatgtaaaattaaacAATTGTTTCTTTGTCAAATTAAAAGGTAATGATATTGGTTCCCAAAAATATCTAAGCTTTTGCACTTCCCAAAACAAAGCCACATAGAAGTACCTAAtaagaaaagattttttttttaaaaaaataataattattatatttatttatattctaataAGTTGTATAGgtatttatttatagaaaaaaaaaaactaagattGATCCACTCTAAATAAGCATAGCGTTGATACTCACACCATACTTATttacttttcaaatattttttaatttgatttttctttttacttgttatttttaatttatcaaggAACAATATTATACCCTCGATTTATTAATATTGagttgatatttttaaaaagtatagtGAGTAAATATATTTGGGACTCCACCAATTAATAGGGTTAAAATAGTAAATCCACTGcaccaattattatttttcttaataagtatGTCAAGTTAAAATTTGGCAAGTAAAAAGAGACCGAAGAAGTATTATGTACTCTtcatatttatgttttctatCTCTGTTAAGTAatcaatatttattatattaaaaataaaataaataaataaaattatatcttgatttttaaaagAATGTACTTTAACTCATGGTTGACTAAATGAAACAGATATAACCCTTTATACTAAGAAATTTCACATCATATGTAAATtagcagattttttttttgaattaaaattcaggttatataaaataattgtatttatcCAATATCTGAATtcggtaaaaaaataaaatcttttacACTTCTTTGACCATTGATGGAGCAGATTATTGATTTCACAGAAAATAGATGTAATTAGATTctcaataaatttatatatagagtcatctattaaatatttttcttaattaagaGAATGGGAAACAGTAATTAATAGTATGtatccaaaatatttttaaaataatggtCTGTTGttaataattcataattaaGTAATCAAAAAATACATTTACATAAGCAAG is part of the Solanum stenotomum isolate F172 chromosome 8, ASM1918654v1, whole genome shotgun sequence genome and encodes:
- the LOC125874313 gene encoding protein XRI1-like isoform X2, with product MADLSMDFDTNSEIWDWQCGETFLQDSENFGLQPQTDVSGCPWTGVTEKNKDISYMFDDETTPVKDCGELTSNVKDVTSKQLEQYREPSKPVKRRRVLQFDAEILDSTGSNEELALTFLKSKERNAYFEEARSDVSDWFSECAEYVFLDGATSSAQEGFDESSEEWLTDCINDPELQIISEDMNASGVSDVQADTMEVVNSPPECDITMVKSSPARTYGNIVFKGRNSYTKTPKKGASSVVYPFGFIKPCSAQGDVTLKEINKKICTPPPSKSKQHNQDPPPYPTSAFSGKPVIGKTKIHTEGGRGSITIMRTKG
- the LOC125874313 gene encoding protein XRI1-like isoform X4, which translates into the protein MADLSMDFDTNSEIWDWQCGETFLQDSENFGLQPQTDVSGCPWTGVTEKNKDISYMFDDETTPVKDCGELTSNVKDVTSKQLEQYREPSKPVKRRRVLQFDAEILDSTGSNEELALTFLKSKERNAYFEEARSDVSDWFSECADGATSSAQEGFDESSEEWLTDCINDPELQIISEDMNASGVSDVQADTMEVVNSPPECDITMVKSSPARTYGNIVFKGRNSYTKTPKKGASSVVYPFGFIKPCSAQGDVTLKEINKKICTPPPSKSKQHNQDPPPYPTSAFSGKPVIGKTKIHTEGGRGSITIMRTKG
- the LOC125874313 gene encoding protein XRI1-like isoform X3 — protein: MADLSMDFDTNSSEIWDWQCGETFLQDSENFGLQPQTDVSGCPWTGVTEKNKDISYMFDDETTPVKDCGELTSNVKDVTSKQLEQYREPSKPVKRRRVLQFDAEILDSTGSNEELALTFLKSKERNAYFEEARSDVSDWFSECADGATSSAQEGFDESSEEWLTDCINDPELQIISEDMNASGVSDVQADTMEVVNSPPECDITMVKSSPARTYGNIVFKGRNSYTKTPKKGASSVVYPFGFIKPCSAQGDVTLKEINKKICTPPPSKSKQHNQDPPPYPTSAFSGKPVIGKTKIHTEGGRGSITIMRTKG
- the LOC125874313 gene encoding protein XRI1-like isoform X1; translation: MADLSMDFDTNSSEIWDWQCGETFLQDSENFGLQPQTDVSGCPWTGVTEKNKDISYMFDDETTPVKDCGELTSNVKDVTSKQLEQYREPSKPVKRRRVLQFDAEILDSTGSNEELALTFLKSKERNAYFEEARSDVSDWFSECAEYVFLDGATSSAQEGFDESSEEWLTDCINDPELQIISEDMNASGVSDVQADTMEVVNSPPECDITMVKSSPARTYGNIVFKGRNSYTKTPKKGASSVVYPFGFIKPCSAQGDVTLKEINKKICTPPPSKSKQHNQDPPPYPTSAFSGKPVIGKTKIHTEGGRGSITIMRTKG